The Mycobacterium sp. EPa45 genomic interval AGTGCTCGTGGGGCCGCGTGCTGGCGTGGGAGCCACCGCACCGAGTGGTCCTCGCCTGGCAGCTCAACGCCGACTGGACATACGATCCCGAGTTCGAGACCGATGTCGAGGTCAGCTTCACCGAGACCGAGCCATGCCGCACGAATGTTCTTCTGCGCCATGGGCATTTGGAACGGTTCGGGGAGCGCGCCGCCGAGATGCAGGCGACGTTCAAGTCGTCCGGCGCCTGGGAGAGCATCCTCGCCGCGTACCGCGGCGCGGCCTAGACGCCCCAAGCGGTCCACTGATCGATGTCCACCACGATCACCGG includes:
- a CDS encoding SRPBCC family protein → MTIQSTPDVHVTRSITVPLEPAAAFDLFTSRMTEFWPSSHSIGANPFVAVEMEPRVGGRWYERSADGVECSWGRVLAWEPPHRVVLAWQLNADWTYDPEFETDVEVSFTETEPCRTNVLLRHGHLERFGERAAEMQATFKSSGAWESILAAYRGAA